The Gloeomargarita lithophora Alchichica-D10 genomic sequence GGGAACAATCTCCCCTGGCCGCTACCGTGATGGTGGTTGGTCCTCCCCGCAGTGGTAAAAGTCTCCTCAGCCATGCCCTGTTTCAGGGGCTATTGCCCGCCTATCCCGGCGTGTATCTACAACGGGCGCACTGGGACGGGGAGGGAAATTGGTTCCTAGAAATCCCCAACGCCCCGCAGGGACAAGCCCTCAAGCAACAGTATCGGGGGGGCGAGACTGCGGAATTTTTCCCGTTTCAGGCGCAGGCGATTCTCAATCTGCGGCGGCAAAAACAACTGGTTATCGTCGATGTGGGGGGTAAGGTTGACCCGGCCAAACAGCCCCTTTTGGAAGCCTGTACCCATTATCTAGTGGTCAGTTGCGAACTAAAAGTCATCCCCAGTTGGCATGAATTTTGTGCCGAACGGGGTAATTTACAATTGCTAGGCATTGTCCATACTCATGTGGGGCAGGGAGAACAGCTGCGCCAACAAACACCTTGCCTGGAAATCGAACTGGGTATTCCGCCCAACGCTCCCCTGACCCCGCCGCCAATTTTACTGGAAATGATGCAAAATCTCGCCCGCCCAGCCGTTTTGGAAGGGGGTGATTCCATCTAAAGATATAACAGAATTATTGATAGTTCCCGAGGAGGGGCAAATGAATGTCACAGCGAAGGTGGGGTGGTATGGTGGTGCGCTACTGCTAACTTTGTGGACGCGGCAAGTGGTGTTTGGGGTGTTGCCTGCGGCGGTCTTTTGGCAGCGGCGACAATGGCAACAGATTAACCGGATTATTGACCAAAAGTTTGGACAAACCCTTGATTTTACTCACCAAATTCACCTATTCCAAACCCAACTGGATCGCTTAAGTGCGAATGGTCATGCTTCTGTTTCAATTCGTCAACAAACTACCCCAATTATTCAGCAAATTGGTCTGATGCAACAACGGTTGCGTCAAATTGAATTGGGCACAACTCCCCAGGTTGCTCAATTAACCGACCAACTCATTCAGCTACAAACCCAGATGGACAGCCTGGCGCAGGGGGTGATTCCCCGCCAGGGGGTGGGGGTATTTATTGACGGAGCCAATCTCCATGCCAGTGCCCGCCAGCGGGGGGTGCAATTGGATTATGCCCGCCTCCTAACCCAGGTACTGCCCAAGGATACCCCGGCTACTGCGGTACATTTCTACAGCGGTCACGACCCGGATAATCTTCCCCAGCGGCGTTTGCACCGGGATTTAGCGCAAATGGGTATGAAAATGCACCTCAAATCGGTAACTCAATTTGCTGATGGTGCCAAAAAAGCGAATTTGGATGGGGAAATGATCGTGGATTTGATGATAAATACTTTTGCCCATGTGATTCTCCTCAGTGGCGATGGGGATTTTTTGCCCGCCTTGCAACAACTGGATCAGCAGGGGGTGCAGGTCACGGTGGCGGCTTTTGGGCGGGATACCCATCAACCCCTGAAGCAAAATTTCCCCTTTCGTGACCTGGCAAAATGTTGCACTTCCACGGGTCAAGTCATTGCCTTACCCGCTAAACAAACCCGTAAATACGCCCACGGATGAGGTGATAATTATGCTCAGTTTTTGTTTTGCCCAAGCCTTGATTTACGCCCACGAATTGCATCAGAAACAGGTGCGTAAAGGTACTTCTATTCCCTACATTAGTCACCTGCTGGCTGTCAGTGCCATTGCTTTAGAACATGGTGCCAATCAAGACCAAGCCATTGCCGCTTTACTCCATGACAGTTTGGAGGATGCTCCCCAATACAGTGGCCGCTCCCGGCAAATGATTGAATCAGAAATTGCCGAACAATTTGGTGCGGAGGTACGGCGGATTGTCATCGGTTGCACGGATACTTTTGGAGATGGTCAAAAAGTAGATTGGTGGCAAAGAAAAATCATTTATCTTCAGCATTTAGAACAGGCAGATGAGGCGGTTTTACTGGTATCCAATGCGGATAAATTTCACAATGTCCAATGTATCTGGCGGGATTATCAAAATCTTGGGGAAAATCTGTGGGCACGATTCACCGGGGGTAAAATTGGCACCCTATGGTATTACCAAAACTTGGCGGAATTATTCCATCGCCGCCGCCCGTCCCGTCTCGCTACGGATTTGCAAATCGTAACGGATATGATGACATAAGCCATCCCACATGATAGCCTGCGTGCCGTAGGCATACAAACGTTCAGAAGAACCAAGGACGGGGGCGGTGCCCCTGCGAACGCTTATGCTTAATTCAAATAGGATTGTTATATGATTGCCCAAAACTCTTTCCTGCCCGTTGCAGCGTATCTCCAGATGGAAATGGCCAGTCCGGTCAAACATGAATATATCAATGGCGAAATTTATGGGATGGCGGGAGCGAACGATGCTCATGTCACCATTACCTTAAATCTGGCGGCTCTCCTGCGCAGTCATATCCGGGGGAGTGGCTGTCGGGTGTACATCACGGATATGCAAGTGCGCCTCGAAATCCCTAATTGTTTTTACTACCCGGATATTATGGTTACCTGCGACAGTCGTGACCAGGAAAACGCCACTTATAAATGCTTTCCCAAGCTGATTGTGGAGGTACTTTCCGCTTCAACCGAGGCATTTGACCGGGGGGACAAATTTGCGGATTATCAAACCTTACCTAACCTAGAAGAATATGTGCTGATCAACACCCGACACCCGCGGGTGGAATGCTTTCGCCGGGGTGGGAATGGTTTGTGGATATTGCAATCCTACCCCCCGGAATCGAGATGTTTTACACTCCATAGCGTGAATTTTGAGGCGACATTGGCACAATTGTATGAAGATGTGGAATTGGCAATAAACCCATCGCAGTCATAGCGCAACCCTACAGTCCGTTCCCCATCGGTTATCGCTGTAATTTACTTGGAAGTGTCTCCTTCTAACGCCGTTTAGGATACAGAGATTGGGTTCAGGGGAAATTTTAATGGACAGAAGAGAAGAAATAATTGCCGAGGAAGATCGAAGTAGGCGAGAGCGGGAATTGCGGCGAGTTTATCGTTTGTCCCAGCGCGCGTATTGGGTAACGGTGTTGTTGGGCATTTTGTTTCCGATTGGGGCGTATATTTACACGCGCAGATGGCGGGCAATGTTGATTTTTCTGGCTTTGGCCGGATTCATGGGTCTGATATTTACCCCGGAAAATGAATCGGCAGAATGGGAGCCATCGGCGGTATTTATGGTGTTAGGGGCGGTGGGAGCCACGGTGGATAATGGGCGGGCGATTCGTTGGGCACGAACAAAAATGGGAGGTTGAATATGCGACGCAATCGGTGGCTGTTCCGGCGGGTGAGAAATTTGTTGGCCGCCCTGGTCAACGGTGGGGTGACCTTAACGGTGTTGCTCATCGCACCTTTGGGTTTGGCGGCGGTGATTACTAATACCATTCTCGTCATGGTATGCACATTTTTTGGCGAAGAAGTCACGGACTTTTTTGTGGGAATGCTACGCCAAAGTATCACGGGAGAACTGCTCCCCGATGAACGTGAAACCCGCATTACCCGCACCCGTGACCGGGAATAATGCGTACCCTATATCTCTCGCAACAGGGATGCTGGGTAACCCTCAAACAAGAGTTTTTACGGGTATTATCGGGCAGACAAGAGCTATACACCGTACCCCTACCCACCCTGCAACAGGTGTTAATTTTTGGGTATGCCCAGATGACGACCCAGGCGATTCGGGCTTGTCTCGTCCGGGAAATCCCGATTGCTTATTTATCCCAGACGGGCTACTGCTACGGGCGGGTGATGCCTTTAGCGCGGGGGTATCGGGGGTTAGCCCAACGGCAACAGGCGATGGCGGAGCAATGGCGGCTGCAGACAGCCCAGCAAATTGTGCGGGCGAAACTGCTCAACAGTCGGGTATTGTTGATGCGGCAGTTGCGGGAAACGCCCACGGCATCCGGGGCAATGGTGGTCAATAGTCTGAGTCATTTGGCGGCACGGGCATTACAAACTGACCGTTTAGAGCCGTTGTTGGGCATTGAGGGGATAGGAGCGGCGTTGTATTTCCCAGAATTGGGGAATTGCCTACGGCAGGAGGGCTTTATTTTGCTCACCCGCACCCGGCGACCGCCAACCAATCCCGTTAATGCCCTGCTCAGTTTTGGCTACAGCGTCTTGTGGAACCATTTGTTTACTTTGATTGAATTACAGGATTTGCATCCTTATGAAGGTTGTTTGCACCGGGGAAATCGCCAACATGCGGCCTTAGTTTCGGATTTGTTAGAGGAATTTCGGGCACCCATTATTGATTCATTGATGTTGAGTTTAATCAATCGGAGAATTTTAGATGCCGATCAGGATTTTATGTATGAAAAGGGGGGATGTTTTTTGAATGAAACCGGTCGCAAAAAATTCTTGAAAAGTTTTTTAGAACGCATGTCCATAAAAATCAAAACCCAGACCGGAACCCAACCTTTTTGGGATGTCCTCACCCAACAGGTGCGCCAATACAAACAGTGTATTTTTAATCCAGAACAGGTATATCAACCCTATCAAATTCGTTAAAATGTTATTGTATATTGTCTGCTATGACACCCCTTCAGATAAACGACGTAAAAAAATGGCAGACATCCTGGAAGGTTATGGGAAGAGGGTGCAGTATAGCGTTTTTGAATGTGTATTGCCCCTGGAACAATATCAAGAATTAAAAAAGCGTTTACGCAAGCGATATAAAGAAGGGGAAGATTGCATTCGCTTTTATCCCATTTCCCAACATACCCTGACGCAAGTAGATTTGTGGGGTGGACCGTCCCTAGCCCAAGAACCGGGTTCGGTGATCATCTGATGGACATCCCCGCCAAGTTTGCGAGCATCGCCCAAAAACCGCCAAACCCCCATTCTTTCGTTGAGACGCTCGACATGGCTCCCAGAAGGGGTTTGAGGCACTTTTCGGAGTCCGCAAATAGTACAAAGTATAAACATTCTTTGAGTCGCTCGCAAATGCCCCTTGCAATTCCCTGCCCATGCGGGTTTTAATAGGGGTAGCTCCCCACTCGCTGGGGAACCCAATAAATTGGAAACTACAGTGTGCGTCAAAGGAACTGAAATTGCCGTGCTACTCCCCACTCGCTGGGGAACCCAATAAATTGGAAACTTTTTCGTCAACAAAATCTAAAAATTCTTGGTCATCAAAATCTCCCCACTCGCTGGGGAACCCAATAAATTGGAAACGGGAAGGTGTGAGGAAAGGTGTATTGACGCTTGAGACTTCTCCCCACTCGCTGGGGAACCCAATAAATTGGAAACCTTTTTGGGAGATAACTTCGTCCCAGTCGTACCTGTCTCCCCACTCGCTGGGGAACCCAATAAATTGGAAACAATCGACCGCTGGCTCCCGCCATGCTGGTAGGTGTAATCTCCCCACTCGCTGGGGAACCCAATAAATTGGAAACCGCATAGTTGAACGCTTTCTACTAATCTGAGAGGCCTCCCCACTCGCTGGGGAACCCAATAAATTGGAAACAGGCGTAAGGTAGGCGGATTGAGACCGACTAGGTAAGTCTCCCCACTCGCTGGGGAACCCAATAAATTGGAAACCTAAGGCGAGTGAAATTGTTAAGCATGCGTACCTCTTCTCCCCACTCGCTGGGGAACCCAATAAATTGGAAACGTCTAGCATTCAATTGAACGCCGGGGCTATCAAGGCCTCCCCACTCGCTGGGGAACCCAATAAATTGGAAACAGGATATGTTGGGGTGATTTTCCGCAACGCCGCAGGTGTACACTCCCCACTCGCTGGGGAACCCAATAAATTGGAAACAGTAAATCCAAAAATAATTTCAAAACTTGATCCGGCTCCCCACTCGCTGGGGAACCCAATAAATTGGAAACGTTCCATCGTGCCCCCTGGTGGCTAAATGTTTTCTTAGCTCCCCACTCGCTGGGGAACCCAATAAATTGGAAACAATGTCCATTAGTTCCCCTCCAGTGCCGCTTTGTTCCCCCTCCCCACTCGCTGGGGAACCCAATAAATTGGAAACAGATTTTCAAACGCCGTTTGACAAAGGTAGTCATATGCCCTCCCCACTCGCTGGGGAACCCAATAAATTGGAAACTTCCCTCCTCCTGGAACACCCCCCAGCGCTCTCGCAGCCTCCCCACTCGCTGGGGAACCCAATAAATTGGAAACATATCTGTTGTTATGGAAAAAGGCTGACCCGCAAGGCTCCCCACTCGCTGGGGAACCCAATAAATTGGAAACATTACCCGGGGTTCTTGAGTGTTGAAAGTCATAAAAACTCTCCCCACTCGCTGGGGAACCCAATAAATTGGAAACTTGTGTATTTCCCCCGGGTTCTTAAGTTTTCGGCATCTCCCCACTCGCTGGGGAACCCAATAAATTGGAAACTTGGCGTCCTGCCCGTTAATCTCGTACGCGCAAAAGCTCCCCACTCGCTGGGGAACCCAATAAATTGGAAACCCGATCATCTTCAGTGATTGCCCTTGGTCGGTATCGTAGGCTCCCCACTCGCTGGGGAACCCAATAAATTGGAAACCCAAACCAGCATTTTCTAACGATAAATTGACACTACTCTCCCCACTCGCTGGGGAACCCAATAAATTGGAAACCGGAGCAGTAATTCTACTGGACAGGGTTATTTTGCGGTCTCCCCACTCGCTGGGGAACCCAATAAATTGGAAACATCATAGCTATACAGCCAATCACAATGTCGGGGATTCTCCCCACTCGCTGGGGAACCCAATAAATTGGAAACTCCCGTCTGACCGAACCCAGCGGTATTCTGGGATTTCTCCCCACTCGCTGGGGAACCCAATAAATTGGAAACATCTCAGCCGATTTCATGAAGTTGGAAAAATTGAATTTAGCTCCCCACTCGCTGGGGAACCCAATAAATTGGAAACTACCGCAAGTTGTAAACTGCGTCTGCTATTTCCATCCTCCCCACTCGCTGGGGAACCCAATAAATTGGAAACATAGGAGAACGGGCTTTTATCCAATCCAGCATGGCTGCTCCCCACTCGCTGGGGAACCCAATAAATTGGAAACTCAGAGGGTCGGAACGCGAACGTCGCCTCGTATTTCCTCCCCACTCGCTGGGGAACCCAATAAATTGGAAACACGATGTCCCTATTGGAAAAAAGCAACTCCACCCAGCTCCCCACTCGCTGGGGAACCCAATAAATTGGAAACTAAGGGTGCCCCGACCAGCGTCGAATTTAAGTTGACTCCCCACTCGCTGGGGAACCCAATAAATTGGAAACCTTCTTCTGCCTTCGCTAATTCAGCAGACTTCATGAAACTCCCCACTCGCTGGGGAACCCAATAAATTGGAAACTACCGCAAGTTGTAAACTGCGTCTGCTATTTCCATCCTCCCCACTCGCTGGGGAACCCAATAAATTGGAAACTACCAAGGTAAATGGAATCCATATTCCAGGAACTGCTCCCCACTCGCTGGGGAACCCAATAAATTGGAAACTCAACTCAATGAGGAGCTTTTCGTTCTTTACCAATGGAGGAATGGAAGTAACTCCTATCAGTTTCGGCTTTTCTTTGGCCTAGACTTTATAGATATTAGCTACGCTGTGAAGGTTGCTCTCTGGTTTGAATCCGGCGGTTGGTGTGATGTTAAAGAGGTAGCACTAGAAAGAGATCAAGGAGAGTATCTGTTTGAATATAAGTATGTAAAATACAAATATCTGCCAAAATTTCTATTTCCTATTGCCCGCCTTGATGCTGATCTTATAATGGTAGAATGCGATATAGAGAAGCTTGCAAGTGGTAGTGTCTATTATAAGGGCAAAGACTCATCGCCAGAGTTCATGTTTAATAGTTTGACAGCAATGATGGCAACTTTAGTTGATTACTTTGAGTCTGGTAATACCATTGCTCTAGATGAGCATTATCATCCTGATTGGGATTGGAATTTATTGGACGAAATCCGGCAGCGACATGATCCTCATATCCGTGAAGGATGGGAAGGGGATACCTGGAACTCAGTTACTAATAGGTAGATTGTCGATGGTGTGAACCAGATTACTATCCTGGCCTGCCTATGCTAAGTTATTCAGCCATTGAGTCAAATCCTCAGCAGTCGTGAAATCTAGTAACGCTTCACCCAAGGTTTCTAGTTGGTCTATTGACATTCCCTGGATTTGGGAGACTTGGGTCGAGGTAGGCTGGCCTATTTTGCGTTGAAGTTGGCGGAGAATGAGGCCGACCTCTCCTTCTTGCCTACCTTCTTGCCTGCCTTCTTGTTTGCCTTCTTGTTTGCCTTCGAGTTTAGTTTTTTGTTCCCATTCCAAATACGCTTGTAATAAGGGCATCATCGCCTCCCGCTCTTCGGTAGTTCCACTAATTTCAACCTGGATTTTCCATCCTATTAGCAATCGTAGCGCGTCCTGCCGTTTCCGTGAGCCTTCAGGTAGTTGTATCACTTCTTCAACAGCCCGCTTCTGGACTTTACCTCGGCCTAATAGCCTCAGCCATAGGGTTTCTGGTTCTAGGGGCAAATGATGCAAAACCACCATGCCGGTTTGAAGTCCCTCAGCCAAGCTGTAAACGCCAGCAGGCCATTCCCTTGCTGGCTGTGCCCCAAATTGATTGAGAACTCGCTTTGATAGCGTCGGGGTCAGAACCCACAACCGGGCTGGCCTGGTGTCAGAGTTATCCTGTTTCGTCTGTCGTTCCAGTTCGGCTTGCACCAGTAAATTTTTGAGAATACAGCTCCGAATTTCTGCTGGGGAGGGAGGATTGCGAAAGGGTTCAAACAAACAAGGGGTCAGGGCTAATTGACCCAAAAGCCCCAAACTAGGGTCGGGTTCATACCCAGGATTGGGAGAGAAATAGACATCGATCCACCGGGATTCTCCCGAAACTTCTCGGTTAAGGTTAACTTGGCCGGCCTGGGTTAAGAGTACTTCAAAGAGGCTTTTACTGAATTCGTCGAAGGGGGTTCGAGACATTGGCTCATCGTAAAAAAGTTTGAGTATAATATCAATTTTCGGCGTTGCCTATGGGCGGTATGAAATCCAGGTTTACGATTGATTCCATCTGTTACAGGGGCAGGGTTTTCCCCATTATGCCTTGTGATAACCATACCCAGATTCAGCAACGCCCAATTCTCTAAATGTTGTCTTCACCTACAACCCAATGCGGGACAGTGCCCTGCGACCCTTTTGTTGAATGGGTTGCCTGATGGTGATGGATTGGTATAAGAGTGGTTTCAGCATGACGAGCCTTGAGTACAGATGGGATGGTGGCAAGGTTGAGTGTTTGCCGGTCGAGGGTGGCGGTGAGGTTTGAACTGCCCGCTGGTTAAGTATCGGGTGCTTCCGGCTGATGGTTGGTCGGGAGGAGATGATTCCAGGCGGCATAAAATCCCTGGGAACCCTCATAGGGCAGTCTTTGGGCACATAGCCAAAGCACATTGCAAACCGGCAAAGTTAGTTCGATACGACTGAGTTGAGCGACAACATCCAAAAAACATTCAGGGGTTGCTTGCTCCAGAACCTGCTCGAAGCTATAGTGGGACTTTGAGAGAAACTGGCTCCTAAACGGCCTCAGACCTAGACACAGCAATTGTTTTACCTCGATCAGCATATTTTCTTGATGCGACTGGGTTCCAGCCATTATTACCTTGCCGATGTGTTTTGCCTGTCTTGCTTGAGCTTGAGCCTGTTTTAGGGCTTAAAACTTATAAAGTTCCATTAGTCGGTAGTTTGGGCGCAATGGCTATAGCTAAACACGTAAAGGTTGACATAATAACATGGGTCGCAGGGCACC encodes the following:
- a CDS encoding LabA-like NYN domain-containing protein is translated as MNVTAKVGWYGGALLLTLWTRQVVFGVLPAAVFWQRRQWQQINRIIDQKFGQTLDFTHQIHLFQTQLDRLSANGHASVSIRQQTTPIIQQIGLMQQRLRQIELGTTPQVAQLTDQLIQLQTQMDSLAQGVIPRQGVGVFIDGANLHASARQRGVQLDYARLLTQVLPKDTPATAVHFYSGHDPDNLPQRRLHRDLAQMGMKMHLKSVTQFADGAKKANLDGEMIVDLMINTFAHVILLSGDGDFLPALQQLDQQGVQVTVAAFGRDTHQPLKQNFPFRDLAKCCTSTGQVIALPAKQTRKYAHG
- the cas1 gene encoding CRISPR-associated endonuclease Cas1, which encodes MRTLYLSQQGCWVTLKQEFLRVLSGRQELYTVPLPTLQQVLIFGYAQMTTQAIRACLVREIPIAYLSQTGYCYGRVMPLARGYRGLAQRQQAMAEQWRLQTAQQIVRAKLLNSRVLLMRQLRETPTASGAMVVNSLSHLAARALQTDRLEPLLGIEGIGAALYFPELGNCLRQEGFILLTRTRRPPTNPVNALLSFGYSVLWNHLFTLIELQDLHPYEGCLHRGNRQHAALVSDLLEEFRAPIIDSLMLSLINRRILDADQDFMYEKGGCFLNETGRKKFLKSFLERMSIKIKTQTGTQPFWDVLTQQVRQYKQCIFNPEQVYQPYQIR
- the cas2 gene encoding CRISPR-associated endonuclease Cas2; protein product: MLLYIVCYDTPSDKRRKKMADILEGYGKRVQYSVFECVLPLEQYQELKKRLRKRYKEGEDCIRFYPISQHTLTQVDLWGGPSLAQEPGSVII
- a CDS encoding HD domain-containing protein, which codes for MLSFCFAQALIYAHELHQKQVRKGTSIPYISHLLAVSAIALEHGANQDQAIAALLHDSLEDAPQYSGRSRQMIESEIAEQFGAEVRRIVIGCTDTFGDGQKVDWWQRKIIYLQHLEQADEAVLLVSNADKFHNVQCIWRDYQNLGENLWARFTGGKIGTLWYYQNLAELFHRRRPSRLATDLQIVTDMMT
- a CDS encoding Uma2 family endonuclease, with the protein product MIAQNSFLPVAAYLQMEMASPVKHEYINGEIYGMAGANDAHVTITLNLAALLRSHIRGSGCRVYITDMQVRLEIPNCFYYPDIMVTCDSRDQENATYKCFPKLIVEVLSASTEAFDRGDKFADYQTLPNLEEYVLINTRHPRVECFRRGGNGLWILQSYPPESRCFTLHSVNFEATLAQLYEDVELAINPSQS
- the crn3 gene encoding CRISPR-associated ring nuclease Crn3/Csx3; the encoded protein is MSSPTVYFHWRLDVTQTGLGCQVVEIELLRPDRLMFPENLTHLHLPPQLDPRRGVILTGRAPIWLYGWLVHACHHTRWVACYDPRLGAIVVNTHHPEVTLGQVLLLQSQGEQSPLAATVMVVGPPRSGKSLLSHALFQGLLPAYPGVYLQRAHWDGEGNWFLEIPNAPQGQALKQQYRGGETAEFFPFQAQAILNLRRQKQLVIVDVGGKVDPAKQPLLEACTHYLVVSCELKVIPSWHEFCAERGNLQLLGIVHTHVGQGEQLRQQTPCLEIELGIPPNAPLTPPPILLEMMQNLARPAVLEGGDSI
- a CDS encoding DUF4351 domain-containing protein, whose translation is MSRTPFDEFSKSLFEVLLTQAGQVNLNREVSGESRWIDVYFSPNPGYEPDPSLGLLGQLALTPCLFEPFRNPPSPAEIRSCILKNLLVQAELERQTKQDNSDTRPARLWVLTPTLSKRVLNQFGAQPAREWPAGVYSLAEGLQTGMVVLHHLPLEPETLWLRLLGRGKVQKRAVEEVIQLPEGSRKRQDALRLLIGWKIQVEISGTTEEREAMMPLLQAYLEWEQKTKLEGKQEGKQEGRQEGRQEGEVGLILRQLQRKIGQPTSTQVSQIQGMSIDQLETLGEALLDFTTAEDLTQWLNNLA
- the csx18 gene encoding CRISPR-associated protein Csx18, whose product is MRRNRWLFRRVRNLLAALVNGGVTLTVLLIAPLGLAAVITNTILVMVCTFFGEEVTDFFVGMLRQSITGELLPDERETRITRTRDRE